A portion of the Vibrio coralliirubri genome contains these proteins:
- a CDS encoding ABC transporter ATP-binding protein, whose product MYALEIEQLRKTYAGGFEALKGVSLQVEKGDFYALLGPNGAGKSTTIGVISSLVNKTSGKVKVFGYDIDTDLELAKQNLGLVPQEFNFNPFETVEQIVLQQAGYYGVPKALAKERAKKYLSQLDLWEKRGERARNLSGGMKRRLMIARALMHEPHLLILDEPTAGVDIELRRSMWEFLKEINEKQGITIILTTHYLEEAEMLCRNIGIINRGELIENTTMKALLGKLSAETFILDLEEGTTEPKLEGVNSQVMVNGSLEIEIDKNLGLNTIFAQLSEQQVKVLSMRNKANRLEELFVSIVREGSK is encoded by the coding sequence ATGTATGCATTAGAAATTGAGCAATTAAGAAAAACTTATGCTGGGGGCTTCGAGGCTCTGAAGGGCGTTAGTTTACAAGTAGAAAAAGGCGACTTTTACGCACTACTTGGTCCAAATGGTGCGGGTAAATCAACCACTATTGGTGTTATCTCTTCACTGGTAAATAAAACGTCGGGCAAGGTTAAAGTGTTCGGCTACGACATTGATACCGATCTGGAGTTGGCGAAGCAGAACTTAGGCCTTGTACCTCAAGAGTTTAACTTTAACCCGTTTGAGACCGTTGAACAGATCGTGCTGCAACAAGCGGGTTATTACGGCGTGCCAAAAGCTTTGGCGAAAGAGCGAGCGAAAAAGTACCTATCTCAACTCGATTTGTGGGAAAAGCGTGGCGAACGTGCGCGTAACTTGTCTGGTGGTATGAAGCGTCGTTTGATGATCGCGCGTGCATTGATGCATGAACCTCATTTGTTGATCCTTGATGAACCAACGGCAGGCGTTGATATTGAACTGCGTCGTTCAATGTGGGAATTCCTAAAAGAGATCAATGAGAAGCAGGGCATTACCATTATCTTGACCACGCACTACCTAGAAGAAGCAGAAATGCTGTGTCGCAACATTGGTATCATCAATCGCGGTGAGCTGATTGAGAACACAACAATGAAAGCGCTGTTGGGTAAATTGAGTGCTGAGACCTTTATTTTGGATCTGGAAGAGGGTACGACTGAACCTAAGCTTGAAGGCGTGAATAGCCAAGTGATGGTCAATGGTTCGCTAGAAATCGAAATCGACAAGAACCTAGGTTTGAATACCATCTTTGCTCAATTGAGCGAGCAACAGGTTAAAGTCCTCTCTATGCGTAACAAAGCAAACCGTCTAGAAGAGCTATTTGTGAGTATCGTCCGTGAGGGGAGTAAATAA
- a CDS encoding ABC transporter permease, protein MYSLYWTAFCSLLTKEINRFTRIWVQTLVPPAITMTLYFIIFGNLIGARIGEMNGFSYMEYIVPGLIMMSVITNSYSNVASSFFSAKFQKNIEELLVAPVPNYVIIAGFVMGGVVRGLLVGTIVTFVSLFFVDLQVDHWGVIIATVFLTSVVFALGGLINAVFARTFDDISIIPTFILTPLTYLGGVFYSISLLPEFWQGVSKLNPIVYMVNAFRYGFLGVSDVGIVTSFGVLGVFIVLLYGIAHYLVTKGIGLRS, encoded by the coding sequence ATGTACAGCCTATATTGGACAGCTTTTTGCAGTTTGTTGACCAAAGAGATCAATCGCTTTACTCGTATCTGGGTGCAAACTCTGGTGCCGCCAGCGATTACCATGACGCTTTACTTCATCATCTTCGGTAACCTGATTGGTGCTCGTATTGGTGAAATGAACGGCTTCAGTTATATGGAATACATTGTTCCTGGCCTGATCATGATGTCGGTGATCACCAACTCATATTCGAATGTGGCCTCGTCATTTTTTAGTGCTAAGTTCCAGAAGAACATTGAAGAGTTGCTTGTAGCTCCGGTTCCTAACTACGTGATTATCGCCGGCTTCGTAATGGGTGGTGTGGTTCGTGGCTTGTTAGTGGGCACCATAGTAACCTTCGTGTCGTTGTTCTTTGTCGACTTACAAGTTGACCATTGGGGCGTGATCATTGCGACGGTATTTTTAACATCAGTTGTGTTCGCTTTGGGTGGCTTGATTAACGCGGTATTCGCACGCACCTTTGATGATATATCTATTATCCCAACCTTTATCTTAACGCCGCTGACGTACCTTGGTGGTGTGTTCTACTCGATCAGTCTATTGCCTGAATTCTGGCAAGGTGTATCGAAGTTGAACCCTATCGTGTACATGGTTAACGCGTTCAGATATGGCTTCTTGGGTGTGTCTGATGTGGGTATCGTGACGTCGTTTGGCGTACTAGGCGTGTTTATCGTGCTGTTGTATGGCATTGCACACTACTTAGTGACAAAGGGTATCGGCTTACGTAGCTAA
- the panC gene encoding pantoate--beta-alanine ligase — protein MQTFAEIAALREQIKQFKRDGRTVAFVPTMGNLHEGHLTLVKKARELADIVVVSIFVNPMQFDRADDLNNYPRTLEADLSKLTGEGVELVFTPTPEVMYPDGLDKQTFVEVPGISHMLEGASRPGHFRGVSTIVTKLFNIVQPDFACFGEKDFQQLAVIRQMTTDLALDIEVVGVATVREMDGLAMSSRNSNLTIDERQRAPVLARTMRWISSAIRGGRDDYASVIEDATDQLRAADLQPDEIFICDAKTLQAITSESTQAVILMSAFLGKTRLIDNQVLDLVTETKEEVKEEVTE, from the coding sequence ATGCAAACTTTTGCTGAAATAGCGGCTCTTCGTGAGCAGATTAAACAGTTTAAGCGTGATGGACGTACGGTTGCTTTTGTACCGACTATGGGAAACCTGCATGAAGGCCACCTAACTCTGGTAAAGAAAGCTCGTGAACTGGCCGACATCGTTGTGGTAAGCATCTTTGTAAACCCAATGCAGTTTGACCGTGCCGACGACCTAAACAACTACCCTCGCACGTTAGAAGCAGATTTAAGCAAGCTAACAGGTGAAGGTGTTGAGCTAGTATTTACACCAACGCCAGAGGTGATGTACCCAGATGGATTAGACAAGCAGACGTTTGTTGAGGTCCCTGGCATATCTCACATGCTTGAAGGTGCCTCTCGTCCAGGTCACTTCCGTGGTGTATCAACCATTGTCACTAAACTGTTTAATATCGTTCAGCCAGACTTTGCATGCTTCGGCGAGAAAGACTTTCAGCAACTTGCTGTTATTCGCCAGATGACCACTGATTTAGCGTTAGACATTGAAGTTGTCGGCGTTGCAACCGTTCGTGAAATGGATGGTTTGGCAATGAGCTCTCGTAATAGCAACCTCACCATTGACGAGCGCCAACGAGCGCCCGTTCTAGCGCGCACTATGCGCTGGATCAGCAGTGCTATTCGTGGTGGTCGTGATGATTACGCATCAGTGATTGAAGATGCAACTGACCAGCTGCGCGCTGCAGATCTTCAACCAGATGAGATCTTCATTTGTGATGCTAAGACTCTGCAAGCAATCACTTCAGAATCAACTCAAGCAGTGATTCTAATGTCGGCTTTCCTAGGTAAGACCCGTCTTATCGATAACCAAGTTCTCGATTTGGTAACGGAAACCAAAGAAGAAGTGAAAGAAGAAGTGACTGAATAG
- the panB gene encoding 3-methyl-2-oxobutanoate hydroxymethyltransferase: protein MKKVTINDLIKCKREGRKFATSTAYDASFAQLFESQEMPVLLVGDSLGMVLQGHNDTLPVTVEDIAYHTRSVRAGSPNCLLMADLPFMSYATPEQACESSATLMRAGANMVKIEGGSWLVDTVKMLTERAVPVCAHLGLTPQSVNIFGGYKIQGRDDEQADKMVADALALQNAGAQIVLLECVPASLAKRITEACDVPVIGIGAGNVTDGQILVMHDMFGISANYMPKFSKNFLAETGDMRKAVALYKEEVESARFPDEAHTIA, encoded by the coding sequence ATGAAAAAAGTAACCATTAACGACCTGATCAAATGCAAACGTGAAGGCCGTAAATTCGCGACTTCGACAGCTTATGATGCGAGCTTTGCTCAATTATTCGAAAGCCAAGAAATGCCAGTTCTGCTTGTCGGTGATTCACTGGGTATGGTTTTACAAGGCCATAACGATACATTACCAGTAACCGTTGAAGACATTGCTTACCATACTCGCTCAGTGCGTGCTGGTAGCCCAAATTGTCTGCTTATGGCTGACTTGCCTTTCATGAGCTACGCAACGCCTGAGCAAGCTTGTGAGAGCTCAGCGACTTTGATGCGTGCTGGTGCGAACATGGTAAAAATCGAAGGCGGAAGCTGGTTGGTTGATACTGTGAAGATGCTAACAGAACGTGCAGTACCAGTATGTGCACACTTAGGCTTAACGCCCCAGTCTGTGAACATTTTTGGTGGTTACAAGATTCAAGGTCGTGACGACGAGCAAGCCGATAAAATGGTTGCTGACGCGTTAGCACTGCAAAACGCAGGCGCTCAAATCGTTCTACTTGAATGTGTGCCAGCTTCATTGGCAAAACGAATTACAGAAGCTTGTGACGTACCGGTTATCGGTATCGGTGCAGGTAATGTTACCGATGGTCAGATCTTGGTTATGCATGACATGTTCGGTATTTCTGCGAACTACATGCCGAAGTTCTCTAAGAATTTCCTAGCAGAGACAGGTGATATGCGTAAGGCAGTAGCTCTATACAAAGAAGAAGTAGAGAGCGCGCGCTTCCCTGATGAAGCTCATACAATCGCTTAG
- the folK gene encoding 2-amino-4-hydroxy-6-hydroxymethyldihydropteridine diphosphokinase — MITAYIAVGSNLADPVSQANLAIETLKSLPRSTFIATSQLYSSTPMGPQNQPDYINAVVAIQTELTPIELLDCTQKIELEQGRVRKDERWGPRTLDLDIVLYGNEVIDSERLIVPHYGMKEREFVLYPLAEIAPSLQLPDGTELTELLKIVDKNGLNVWQQ, encoded by the coding sequence ATGATAACTGCTTACATTGCGGTCGGCAGCAACCTTGCCGACCCAGTTAGCCAAGCAAATTTGGCTATCGAAACGCTAAAAAGCCTACCGCGATCAACGTTTATTGCGACCTCTCAGCTATATAGTAGCACTCCAATGGGACCGCAAAATCAACCAGACTACATCAACGCGGTAGTCGCTATCCAAACCGAATTAACGCCAATTGAACTACTTGATTGCACTCAAAAGATCGAACTAGAGCAAGGGCGCGTCCGTAAAGACGAACGTTGGGGACCAAGAACCTTGGATCTCGACATTGTGCTATACGGCAATGAGGTGATCGATTCAGAGCGCTTAATCGTTCCTCATTATGGAATGAAAGAACGAGAGTTTGTACTCTACCCGCTTGCTGAAATCGCACCAAGTTTACAACTCCCTGATGGGACTGAGCTGACAGAACTGCTGAAAATAGTAGATAAGAACGGGCTCAATGTTTGGCAACAATAG